One Pseudomonas brassicacearum genomic region harbors:
- a CDS encoding cobyric acid synthase, producing the protein MTTVMVQGTTSDAGKSTLVTALCRWVRRQGVSVVPFKPQNMALNSAVTADGGEIGRAQAVQAQAAGLEPHTDMNPVLLKPNSDTGAQVIIHGRAVTTMNAVAYHDYKAIAMQAVLASHARLSAAYPVVMVEGAGSPAEINLRAGDIANMGFAEAVDCPVLLIADINRGGVFAHLVGTLELLSPSEQARVKGFIINRFRGDIALLQPGLDWLEARTGKPVVGVLPYVMDLHLEAEDGLDQRQTDKAEQVLKVVVPVLPRISNHTDFDPLRLHPQVDLQFIGPGQAIPPADLIILPGSKSVRSDQAYLRANGWESEIQRHLRYGGKLLGICGGLQMLGQHVHDPLGLEGAAGSSAGLGLLAFETTLEHEKQLRNVRGRLALEEAEVSGYEIHAGVTSGPALEHAAVYLEDGRCDGAQSLDGQIFGTYLHGLFESPQASSALLRWAGLQDVQDVDYHGLRERDIERLADLVERHLDTRLLRELCGI; encoded by the coding sequence ATGACCACTGTGATGGTGCAAGGCACCACGTCCGATGCCGGCAAAAGTACCCTGGTCACGGCGTTGTGCCGCTGGGTCCGGCGCCAGGGCGTCAGCGTGGTGCCATTCAAGCCGCAGAACATGGCGCTCAACAGCGCCGTGACCGCCGACGGCGGCGAAATCGGCCGCGCCCAGGCGGTGCAGGCCCAGGCCGCCGGCCTTGAACCGCATACCGACATGAACCCGGTGCTGCTCAAACCCAACAGCGACACGGGCGCCCAGGTGATCATCCATGGGCGCGCCGTCACCACCATGAACGCCGTGGCCTATCACGATTACAAAGCCATCGCGATGCAGGCGGTGCTGGCCTCCCACGCACGCTTGAGCGCGGCGTATCCGGTGGTGATGGTGGAGGGCGCGGGCTCGCCGGCAGAGATCAATTTGCGCGCCGGCGACATCGCCAATATGGGCTTTGCCGAGGCGGTGGATTGCCCGGTGCTGCTGATCGCCGACATCAATCGCGGCGGGGTCTTTGCCCATCTCGTCGGTACCCTGGAGCTGCTGTCGCCCAGTGAGCAGGCGCGGGTCAAGGGTTTCATCATCAATCGTTTTCGTGGCGACATCGCCTTGCTGCAACCGGGCCTGGATTGGTTGGAGGCGCGCACCGGCAAACCGGTGGTGGGCGTGTTGCCCTACGTCATGGACCTGCACCTGGAAGCCGAGGACGGCCTCGACCAGCGCCAGACCGACAAGGCCGAACAGGTGCTCAAGGTGGTGGTGCCGGTGTTGCCGCGCATCAGCAATCACACCGATTTCGATCCGCTGCGCCTGCATCCGCAGGTCGACCTGCAATTCATCGGCCCTGGCCAGGCCATCCCCCCGGCCGACCTAATTATCCTGCCCGGTTCGAAAAGCGTGCGCAGCGACCAGGCCTACCTGCGCGCCAACGGCTGGGAAAGCGAGATCCAAAGGCACCTGCGCTACGGCGGCAAGCTGCTGGGCATCTGCGGCGGTTTGCAGATGCTCGGCCAGCACGTCCACGACCCGCTGGGGCTGGAAGGCGCGGCGGGTTCCAGCGCCGGGTTGGGCTTGCTGGCCTTCGAAACGACGCTGGAACACGAGAAGCAATTGCGCAATGTCCGCGGGCGATTGGCCTTGGAAGAGGCTGAAGTCAGCGGCTATGAGATCCATGCGGGTGTGACCTCCGGCCCGGCCCTGGAACACGCGGCGGTGTACCTGGAAGACGGCCGTTGCGACGGTGCGCAAAGTCTCGATGGGCAGATATTCGGCACCTATCTGCACGGGTTGTTCGAGTCTCCCCAGGCCAGCAGTGCGTTGTTGCGTTGGGCCGGGTTGCAGGATGTGCAGGATGTGGATTACCACGGGTTGCGTGAGCGGGACATCGAGCGGTTGGCGGATCTGGTGGAGCGGCATTTGGATACTCGGTTGTTGCGTGAACTCTGTGGGATTTAG
- the cobU gene encoding bifunctional adenosylcobinamide kinase/adenosylcobinamide-phosphate guanylyltransferase, whose translation MLQLILGGARSGKSRLAEKLAVETGWPVTYIATSQPLDGEMNARVAQHRARRPAEWALVEEPLSLARVLRENAASGQCLLVDCLTLWLTNLLMLDDPERLSAERDALLDCLAALPGDIIFVSNETGMGVVPLGELTRRYVDEAGWLHQALAERCQRVVLTVAGLPLTLKGTAL comes from the coding sequence ATGCTCCAACTCATCCTCGGCGGCGCCCGCTCCGGCAAAAGCCGCCTGGCGGAAAAACTCGCGGTCGAAACAGGCTGGCCAGTGACCTACATCGCCACCAGCCAGCCCCTGGACGGTGAGATGAACGCACGAGTCGCCCAACACCGCGCTCGCCGCCCGGCCGAATGGGCGCTGGTGGAGGAACCCTTGAGCCTGGCCCGGGTGCTGCGGGAAAACGCTGCCTCCGGACAATGCCTGCTGGTGGATTGCCTGACCCTGTGGCTGACCAATCTGCTGATGCTCGACGACCCTGAGCGATTGAGCGCAGAACGCGATGCACTGCTGGACTGCCTCGCCGCGTTGCCCGGGGACATCATTTTTGTCAGCAACGAGACCGGCATGGGTGTCGTGCCCCTGGGCGAGTTGACTCGCCGTTATGTCGATGAAGCCGGTTGGCTGCATCAAGCCTTGGCCGAACGGTGTCAGCGCGTCGTGCTGACCGTCGCCGGCCTGCCCCTGACTCTCAAAGGTACTGCGTTATGA
- the cobT gene encoding nicotinate-nucleotide--dimethylbenzimidazole phosphoribosyltransferase — MNHRWWLDPCKPLDTQALEQAAARQQQLTKPAGSLGRLESVAVQLAGLQGQVKPSLDQVWIAIFAGDHGVVAEGVSAFPQEVTGQMLLNFVSGGAAISVLARQLGAYLEVVDLGTVTPALDLPGVRHLRVGPGTANFVHGPAMTVAQGEQALQAGRDSVLRAVAAGTHLFIGGEMGIGNTTAASALACALLDCPVAHLVGPGTGLDAAGISHKAQVIERALARHAVQCDDPLQTLFNLGGFEIAALAGAYLACAQKGVAVLVDGFICSVAALVAVRLNPECRPWLLFGHRGAEPGHRHVLETLGAEPLLELGLRLGEGSGAALAVPLLRLACDLHGQMATFAEAAVADRPA; from the coding sequence ATGAATCACCGTTGGTGGCTGGACCCGTGCAAGCCCCTCGATACCCAGGCCCTGGAACAGGCCGCAGCCCGTCAGCAACAACTGACCAAGCCGGCCGGCTCCCTGGGGCGACTGGAGTCGGTGGCGGTGCAACTGGCGGGGCTGCAAGGGCAGGTCAAGCCGAGCCTGGATCAAGTCTGGATCGCGATTTTTGCCGGCGATCATGGCGTGGTGGCGGAGGGTGTATCAGCCTTTCCCCAGGAAGTAACCGGGCAGATGCTGCTCAACTTCGTCAGTGGCGGCGCCGCGATCAGCGTCCTGGCGCGGCAACTGGGTGCATATCTGGAAGTGGTGGACCTAGGCACCGTGACGCCTGCGCTGGACCTACCCGGCGTGCGGCATCTGCGCGTCGGTCCCGGCACGGCGAATTTCGTCCACGGCCCGGCGATGACCGTGGCCCAGGGCGAACAGGCTTTGCAAGCCGGCCGCGACAGTGTGCTACGTGCCGTTGCGGCCGGGACGCACTTGTTCATCGGCGGCGAGATGGGCATCGGCAACACCACGGCGGCCAGCGCCCTGGCCTGTGCCTTGCTCGATTGCCCGGTGGCGCATCTGGTCGGCCCGGGCACCGGCCTGGACGCGGCGGGTATCAGCCACAAGGCCCAAGTGATCGAACGGGCCCTGGCACGGCACGCTGTCCAGTGCGACGACCCGTTGCAGACCCTGTTCAACCTCGGCGGTTTTGAAATCGCCGCGTTGGCCGGCGCTTATCTGGCCTGTGCCCAAAAGGGCGTCGCTGTGCTGGTGGACGGGTTCATCTGCAGCGTTGCGGCCCTGGTGGCGGTGCGCCTCAATCCGGAATGCCGGCCATGGTTGCTGTTCGGCCATCGCGGTGCCGAGCCGGGCCATCGCCACGTGCTCGAAACCCTCGGCGCCGAACCTCTGCTTGAGCTCGGCCTGCGCCTGGGCGAGGGCAGTGGCGCGGCGCTGGCGGTGCCGCTGTTGCGCCTGGCCTGTGACCTTCATGGGCAGATGGCGACGTTTGCCGAAGCCGCCGTG